GATGAAATAAAAGATCTAAATCCAGAAGGAATCATCCTTGGAGGAGGACCATCTATTGAAAATATAGGTAATTGTAAGGAAATAATCCAACAAATGGATGTACCAATACTTGGTATCTGTCTTGGTCATCAGATTATTGCAGAAGTATTTAATGGAGAAACAAAATCAGCAGAAATTGAAAGTTATGCTCAAATAGAAATTAACATCATAGAAGAATCAGAACTATTCAAGGATATGGGAGATTCAGTTAAAGTATGGGCATCACACAAAGATGAAGTTGTAAAACTTCCAGAAAACTTCAAAATACTTGCTAACTCTGATAAATGTAGTATTGAAGCTATGAAACACAATGAAAAACCAATATATGGTATTCAATTCCACCCAGAAGTACAACATACACCACGTGGTGGAGAAATATTTGAAAACTTCTATAGAATATGTAAAGAATATAAAAACTAGAAAAGGGGTTTGTGTTAATTTATGTTAATAAATGAAGAAGAATTTATAAAAAATGCAGTAGAAAAAATAAAAGAAGAAGTAAAAGATGAAAAAGTAATAATTGCACTTTCAGGTGGAGTAGACAGTTCAGTTGCATCAG
The genomic region above belongs to Methanosphaera sp. and contains:
- a CDS encoding GMP synthase subunit A, which encodes MSIVIINNFGQYNHRISRTLTYLGIENKLISNTTSIDEIKDLNPEGIILGGGPSIENIGNCKEIIQQMDVPILGICLGHQIIAEVFNGETKSAEIESYAQIEINIIEESELFKDMGDSVKVWASHKDEVVKLPENFKILANSDKCSIEAMKHNEKPIYGIQFHPEVQHTPRGGEIFENFYRICKEYKN